A part of Anaeromyxobacter diazotrophicus genomic DNA contains:
- a CDS encoding NAD-dependent epimerase/dehydratase family protein: MPTALVTGAAGFLGRALVRALAARGVAVRALLRPSSDASALPPGVEVVRGDALDRAAVRRAVDGCELVYHLAGLRRAADRDSFFAVNAGSTRLLLDACLEGGAARGRFVLAGSLAAAGPSREGKREEDPLAPVEWYGESKAEAERIALSYAGRLPVAVARPPRILGPGDRENLLFFRLAAKGLVLRVLGPERPLSWIDVDDCARGFALLGERPEAVGQVFFLASPERTSVEGLQREVARALGVAPRTVPVPPAALSALGWAADAVTRLTGRRLPLNRKLVRQVLAPGWTCATGKAERVLGFTAGTALRDSVARSARDYRERGWLPGP, encoded by the coding sequence ATGCCGACCGCCCTCGTCACCGGCGCCGCCGGGTTCCTCGGCCGCGCCCTCGTCCGCGCGCTCGCCGCGCGCGGCGTGGCGGTGCGCGCGCTGCTTCGGCCCTCGAGCGACGCGTCGGCGCTGCCGCCCGGGGTGGAGGTGGTGCGCGGCGACGCGCTCGACCGCGCGGCGGTGCGCCGGGCGGTGGACGGGTGCGAGCTCGTCTACCACCTGGCGGGCCTGCGCCGCGCCGCCGACCGCGACAGCTTCTTCGCGGTGAACGCCGGCTCGACCCGGCTCCTCCTCGACGCCTGCCTCGAGGGCGGCGCCGCGCGCGGGCGCTTCGTGCTGGCCGGCTCGCTCGCCGCCGCCGGCCCCTCGCGCGAGGGGAAGCGGGAGGAGGACCCGCTCGCCCCGGTCGAGTGGTACGGCGAGTCGAAGGCGGAGGCGGAGCGGATCGCGCTCTCCTACGCCGGCCGCCTGCCGGTGGCGGTGGCGCGGCCGCCGCGCATCCTGGGGCCCGGCGACCGCGAGAACCTCCTCTTCTTCCGGCTCGCCGCGAAGGGCCTGGTCCTGCGGGTCCTCGGGCCGGAGCGGCCGCTCTCGTGGATCGACGTGGACGACTGCGCCCGCGGCTTCGCGCTCCTCGGCGAGCGCCCGGAGGCGGTCGGCCAGGTCTTCTTCCTCGCCTCGCCGGAGCGCACCAGCGTCGAGGGGCTGCAGCGCGAGGTGGCGCGCGCGCTGGGCGTCGCGCCGCGCACCGTGCCGGTCCCGCCGGCGGCGCTCTCGGCCCTCGGCTGGGCCGCCGACGCCGTCACCCGGCTCACCGGCCGCCGCCTCCCGCTCAACCGGAAGCTCGTGCGCCAGGTGCTCGCCCCGGGCTGGACCTGCGCCACCGGCAAGGCGGAGCGGGTGCTCGGGTTCACCGCCGGGACGGCGCTGCGCGACTCGGTCGCCCGCTCCGCGCGCGACTACCGCGAGCGCGGGTGGCTGCCGGGGCCCTGA
- a CDS encoding bifunctional aconitate hydratase 2/2-methylisocitrate dehydratase translates to MTVIDAYLKHEAERKALGIPARPLDPEQTRELCKLLEAPPAGQEKFLLDLLENRVSPGVDPAAEVKAGFLADVLHGKRKSPLLSKKDAVRILGTMMGGYNVGPLVEALSVPELADGAAQALSATTQVYDAFDAVLALSKKNAAAKRVVESWAKADWFTARPGVPAQVKVKVFKVDGEINTDDFSPAGDASTRPDIPLHALAMGKTRFPGGLAKIAEFRAQGFQVAFVGDVVGTGSSRKSACNSVLWAIGEDIPSVPNKRRNGVIIGGVIAPIFFNTAQDSGALPIKTDVTKLKTGDVVVIDTVKGEVRTEQGEVLSTFKLAPNTLADEYRAGGRIPLIIGRALTEKARQALGLGETDLFTKPVNPQPKPGQGYSLAQKMVGKACGVAGVLPGTACEPKMTTVGSQDTTGPMTADELKELACLKFAAPMFMQSFCHTAAYPKAADVKMHKSLPRFVQERGGVALKPGDGVIHSWLNRLLLPDTVGTGGDSHTRFPIGISFPAGSGLVAFAGAAGFMPLDMPESVLVRFKGKLKPGITLRDVVNAIPYWAIQQGLLTVPKKNKKNVFNGRILEMEGLPDLTVEQAFELTDAAAERSAAAACVDLSEKSVATYLRSNVALMKKMIADGYQDAATLQRRVDEAEAWLAKPALLRADKNAEYAAVIEIDLAQLDEPILACPNDPDDVKKLSAVQNTKIDDVFLGSCMTNIGHFRAAGELWKGQKFNPAVRTWICPPTRMDQQQLKDEAYFSTYTAIGARIEIAGCSLCMGNQARVPDAVNVFSTSTRNFDDRMGNGAKVFLGSAELGAVAVNLGRLPTPAEYFAAYQEKIAPKAAQVYRYLQFDELEEYKPKGLRTVA, encoded by the coding sequence ATGACGGTGATCGACGCTTACCTGAAGCACGAGGCGGAGCGAAAGGCACTCGGAATTCCCGCTCGCCCGCTCGACCCGGAGCAGACGCGGGAGCTGTGCAAGCTCCTCGAGGCGCCGCCGGCCGGCCAGGAGAAGTTCCTCCTCGACCTGCTCGAGAACCGCGTCTCCCCGGGCGTCGATCCCGCCGCCGAGGTGAAGGCCGGCTTCCTGGCCGACGTCCTCCACGGCAAGCGCAAGTCGCCGCTCCTCTCGAAGAAGGACGCGGTCCGCATCCTCGGCACGATGATGGGCGGCTACAACGTCGGCCCGCTGGTCGAGGCGCTCTCCGTCCCCGAGCTCGCCGACGGCGCCGCGCAGGCGCTCTCCGCCACCACCCAGGTCTACGACGCCTTCGACGCCGTGCTGGCGCTCTCGAAGAAGAACGCCGCCGCGAAGCGGGTGGTGGAGTCCTGGGCCAAGGCCGACTGGTTCACCGCCCGGCCGGGCGTGCCGGCGCAGGTGAAGGTCAAGGTCTTCAAGGTCGACGGCGAGATCAACACCGACGACTTCTCCCCCGCCGGCGACGCCTCGACCCGGCCCGACATCCCGCTCCACGCGCTCGCCATGGGCAAGACGCGCTTCCCGGGCGGCCTGGCGAAGATCGCGGAGTTCCGCGCCCAGGGCTTCCAGGTCGCCTTCGTGGGCGACGTGGTCGGCACCGGCTCCTCCCGCAAGAGCGCCTGCAACAGCGTGCTGTGGGCCATCGGCGAGGACATCCCGTCCGTGCCCAACAAGCGGCGCAACGGCGTGATCATCGGCGGCGTCATCGCGCCCATCTTCTTCAACACGGCGCAGGACTCGGGCGCGCTGCCCATCAAGACCGACGTCACGAAGCTCAAGACCGGCGACGTGGTGGTCATCGACACGGTGAAGGGCGAGGTCCGGACCGAGCAGGGCGAGGTGCTCTCGACCTTCAAGCTCGCCCCGAACACGCTCGCCGACGAGTACCGCGCCGGCGGCCGCATCCCGCTCATCATCGGGCGCGCCCTGACCGAGAAGGCGCGCCAGGCGCTCGGCCTCGGCGAGACCGACCTCTTCACGAAGCCGGTGAACCCCCAGCCGAAGCCCGGCCAGGGCTACTCGCTGGCGCAGAAGATGGTGGGCAAGGCCTGCGGCGTGGCCGGCGTGCTGCCCGGCACCGCCTGCGAGCCGAAGATGACCACCGTCGGGTCCCAGGACACGACCGGCCCCATGACCGCCGACGAGCTCAAGGAGCTCGCCTGCCTCAAGTTCGCCGCCCCGATGTTCATGCAGTCGTTCTGCCACACGGCCGCCTACCCGAAGGCGGCCGACGTGAAGATGCACAAGAGCCTGCCGCGCTTCGTGCAGGAGCGCGGCGGCGTCGCGCTCAAGCCGGGCGACGGCGTCATCCACTCCTGGCTCAACCGCCTGCTCCTGCCCGACACCGTCGGGACGGGCGGCGACAGCCACACCCGCTTCCCCATCGGCATCAGCTTCCCGGCCGGCTCGGGCCTGGTCGCCTTCGCCGGCGCCGCCGGCTTCATGCCGCTCGACATGCCGGAGAGCGTGCTCGTCCGCTTCAAGGGCAAGCTGAAGCCGGGCATCACGCTCCGCGACGTGGTGAACGCGATCCCGTACTGGGCCATCCAGCAGGGCCTCCTCACCGTGCCGAAGAAGAACAAGAAGAACGTCTTCAACGGCCGGATCCTGGAGATGGAGGGGCTGCCCGACCTCACCGTCGAGCAGGCGTTCGAGCTCACCGACGCCGCCGCCGAGCGGAGCGCCGCCGCCGCCTGCGTCGACCTGTCGGAGAAGAGCGTCGCCACCTACCTCCGCTCCAACGTCGCGCTCATGAAGAAGATGATCGCCGACGGCTACCAGGACGCCGCCACGCTGCAGCGCCGCGTGGACGAGGCCGAGGCGTGGCTCGCGAAGCCCGCGCTGCTCCGCGCCGACAAGAACGCCGAGTACGCGGCGGTGATCGAGATCGACCTGGCCCAGCTCGACGAGCCGATCCTGGCCTGCCCGAACGATCCCGACGACGTGAAGAAGCTGTCCGCCGTCCAGAACACGAAGATCGACGACGTGTTCCTCGGCTCCTGCATGACGAACATCGGCCACTTCCGCGCCGCCGGCGAGCTCTGGAAGGGGCAGAAGTTCAACCCGGCGGTGCGGACCTGGATCTGCCCGCCGACGCGCATGGACCAGCAGCAGCTCAAGGACGAGGCGTACTTCTCGACCTACACGGCCATCGGCGCCCGCATCGAGATCGCCGGCTGCTCGCTGTGCATGGGCAACCAGGCGCGCGTGCCCGACGCGGTCAACGTCTTCTCGACGTCGACCCGCAACTTCGACGACCGCATGGGCAACGGCGCCAAGGTGTTCCTCGGCTCGGCCGAGCTGGGCGCGGTGGCGGTGAACCTGGGCCGGCTCCCCACGCCCGCCGAGTACTTCGCGGCCTACCAGGAGAAGATCGCGCCCAAGGCGGCGCAGGTGTACCGCTACCTCCAGTTCGACGAGCTCGAGGAGTACAAGCCGAAGGGGCTGCGCACGGTCGCCTGA
- a CDS encoding molybdopterin-dependent oxidoreductase, whose protein sequence is MPTVHRSACPYDCPDCCGLLVEVEGGRAVAVRGDPDHAWSRGTLCPKMNHYEATVHAPSRLTTPLLRDGPKGSGRFRPAGWDEAIALVASRWKALIAAHGAECLLPYSYAGTMGLVQRNAGHAFFHALGASRLDRTICSPAKGAAWKAVMGETAGMDPEEVAESDFVVVWGLDPVATNIHLVARLKAARARGARVLLVETYRTASAHLADEVLLVRPASDGALALGVLHVLERDGLVDRAFVDAHVQGWGELARQVLPEWTPARTAAVTGLAEERVVALAHALGEARAPFIRVGNGLSRHGNGSMNLRAIACLPAALGAWAKRGGGALFDSSASKAFDTSAVTREDLQPGPTRLVNMNQLGHALTELDRPRVMSLYVYHSNPAAVAPDQNRVLAGLLREDLFTVVHERFLTDTARHADVVLPAASSLEADDLFRSYGQYVIQRTRPVVAPVGEAKPNWDVFRLLARAMGLTDPFFELTANDLVERLLAPPSPWREGLDRAALDEGRPLSLKLPPDVKLRFRTPSGKIEILNPSLAQPLPVYRPPHTAGSALPLRLMTAPSVWGLNSSFLQERADLQSKAGPMALRMSLADAERRGLAAGARVVAWNELGEVTFTLEVTDDVPAGVVVAPGVRRLEDALGARTVNALTSQRLTDEGEGSTFYDTAVDVRAA, encoded by the coding sequence ATGCCGACCGTCCACCGCTCCGCCTGCCCCTACGACTGCCCCGACTGCTGCGGGCTCCTGGTGGAGGTGGAGGGCGGCCGGGCGGTGGCGGTCCGGGGCGACCCCGACCACGCGTGGTCGCGCGGGACGCTCTGCCCGAAGATGAACCACTACGAGGCGACGGTGCACGCGCCTTCGCGCCTCACCACCCCGCTCCTGCGCGACGGGCCGAAGGGCTCCGGGCGCTTCCGCCCGGCCGGCTGGGACGAGGCGATCGCGCTCGTGGCGTCGCGCTGGAAGGCGCTCATCGCGGCGCACGGCGCCGAGTGCCTCCTGCCGTACTCGTACGCCGGGACGATGGGCCTCGTGCAGCGCAACGCCGGGCACGCCTTCTTCCACGCGCTCGGGGCCTCGCGCCTCGACCGCACCATCTGCTCGCCGGCCAAGGGCGCCGCCTGGAAGGCGGTCATGGGCGAGACGGCCGGCATGGACCCGGAGGAGGTGGCCGAGAGCGACTTCGTGGTCGTGTGGGGCCTCGACCCGGTGGCGACGAACATCCACCTGGTGGCGCGGCTCAAGGCCGCCCGCGCCCGCGGCGCGCGCGTCCTCCTCGTCGAGACCTACCGGACCGCGAGCGCCCACCTCGCCGACGAGGTGCTCCTGGTGCGGCCCGCCTCTGACGGCGCGCTGGCGCTCGGGGTGCTGCACGTCCTCGAGCGCGACGGGCTGGTGGACCGCGCCTTCGTGGACGCCCACGTGCAGGGGTGGGGGGAGCTGGCGCGGCAGGTGCTGCCCGAGTGGACCCCGGCGCGGACGGCGGCCGTCACCGGCCTCGCGGAGGAGCGGGTGGTGGCGCTGGCGCACGCGCTCGGGGAGGCGCGCGCGCCCTTCATCCGGGTGGGCAACGGGCTCTCGCGGCACGGCAACGGCAGCATGAACCTGCGCGCCATCGCCTGCCTCCCCGCCGCCCTGGGCGCCTGGGCGAAGCGCGGCGGCGGCGCCCTCTTCGACAGCTCGGCGTCGAAGGCGTTCGACACCTCCGCCGTCACGCGCGAGGACCTGCAGCCCGGCCCGACCCGGCTCGTCAACATGAACCAGCTCGGGCACGCCCTCACCGAGCTCGACCGGCCGCGGGTGATGTCGCTCTACGTCTACCACTCGAACCCGGCCGCCGTGGCGCCCGACCAGAACCGCGTGCTGGCGGGGCTCCTGCGCGAGGACCTGTTCACGGTCGTGCACGAGCGCTTCCTCACCGACACCGCGCGCCACGCCGACGTGGTGCTCCCGGCCGCGAGCTCCCTGGAGGCGGACGACCTCTTCCGCTCCTACGGACAGTACGTGATCCAGCGCACCCGGCCGGTGGTGGCGCCGGTGGGCGAGGCGAAGCCGAACTGGGACGTGTTCCGGCTCCTCGCCAGGGCAATGGGCCTCACCGACCCCTTCTTCGAGCTCACCGCGAACGACCTCGTCGAGCGGCTCCTCGCGCCGCCGTCTCCCTGGCGCGAGGGCCTCGACCGGGCGGCGCTGGACGAGGGCCGTCCGCTGTCGCTGAAGCTCCCGCCCGACGTGAAGCTCCGCTTCCGGACGCCGTCGGGGAAGATCGAGATCCTGAACCCCAGCCTGGCGCAGCCGCTGCCGGTCTACCGCCCGCCGCACACGGCCGGCTCGGCCCTGCCGCTCCGGCTCATGACGGCGCCGTCGGTGTGGGGGCTCAACTCCTCCTTCCTCCAGGAGCGGGCGGATCTCCAGTCGAAGGCGGGCCCCATGGCGCTGCGGATGAGCCTGGCCGACGCGGAGCGGCGCGGGCTCGCGGCGGGCGCCCGGGTGGTCGCCTGGAACGAGCTCGGCGAGGTGACGTTCACCCTGGAGGTGACGGACGACGTGCCGGCGGGCGTGGTGGTCGCGCCCGGCGTGCGGCGCCTCGAGGACGCGCTCGGGGCGCGCACCGTGAACGCGCTCACCTCGCAGCGGCTCACCGACGAGGGCGAAGGCAGCACGTTCTACGACACCGCCGTCGACGTGCGGGCCGCCTAG
- a CDS encoding lactate racemase domain-containing protein — MRPLSLTRLHEQAEQVVTLDRDSAPRVLFSGEDLLVEDLPVGTKVIYPKPPVAGLPNVKSAIRWAINHPEGCEPLHAKLRPGMKVTIALDDISLPLPPMRTPDVRQQVLEVVLELLADSGVDDVHLVIAICLHRRMTAAEVKRMVGEKIFDAWWPDRLYHHDAEDPDGLVTLGTTRHGEKVVVNRRAAESDLLIYVNLNLVPMDGGHKSVGTGLTNYEGVKAHHTPDHIRKSDSYMDPARSEMHRSIDRIGRVIDESLDVFHIETTINNRMFDGPMGFLMKREDHYGELDRLKLAGLQATLKALPRAARRKLFQAVPAAYEVIAVHAGRTEPTHRKILEKSWEQYAVDVDFQADVGVMGIPFISPYNVNSILNPLLVQVMACGYFFNFYRGKPLVKPGGTLIVTHPCSDEFDPEHHPSYIEFFHRLLPETRDAKVLEQKYEREFAENPSYVHMYRTGHAYHGAHPFFMWYWGENGRQHYGRIIVVGADNEHVPRLMGWERAERLSDAIDLARAHHGRSAQIAMLHHPPIVMTQNLG, encoded by the coding sequence ATGCGCCCCCTCTCCCTCACCCGCCTCCACGAGCAGGCCGAGCAGGTCGTCACCCTCGACCGCGACTCGGCGCCGCGCGTCCTCTTCTCGGGCGAGGACCTGCTGGTCGAGGACCTCCCCGTCGGCACGAAGGTCATCTACCCGAAGCCGCCCGTCGCCGGCCTGCCCAACGTGAAGTCCGCCATCCGCTGGGCCATCAACCACCCCGAGGGCTGCGAGCCGCTCCACGCGAAGCTGCGCCCGGGGATGAAGGTCACCATCGCGCTCGACGACATCTCCCTGCCGCTGCCGCCCATGCGCACGCCCGACGTGCGGCAGCAGGTGCTGGAGGTCGTGCTCGAGCTGCTCGCCGACTCGGGGGTGGACGACGTCCACCTCGTCATCGCCATCTGCCTGCACCGCCGGATGACGGCGGCCGAGGTGAAGCGGATGGTGGGCGAGAAGATCTTCGACGCCTGGTGGCCCGACCGGCTCTACCACCACGACGCGGAGGACCCGGACGGCCTCGTCACGCTCGGCACCACCCGCCACGGCGAGAAGGTGGTGGTGAACCGGCGCGCCGCCGAGTCGGACCTGCTCATCTACGTGAACCTGAACCTCGTCCCCATGGACGGCGGCCACAAGTCGGTCGGGACCGGGCTCACCAACTACGAGGGCGTGAAGGCGCACCACACGCCGGACCACATCCGCAAGAGCGACTCGTACATGGACCCGGCGCGGTCGGAGATGCACCGCTCGATCGACCGGATCGGCCGCGTCATCGACGAGAGCCTGGACGTGTTCCACATCGAGACCACCATCAACAACCGGATGTTCGACGGGCCGATGGGCTTCCTCATGAAGCGCGAGGACCACTACGGCGAGCTCGATCGGCTGAAGCTCGCCGGCCTGCAGGCGACCTTGAAGGCCCTGCCGCGCGCCGCGCGGCGCAAGCTGTTCCAGGCCGTGCCCGCCGCCTACGAGGTGATCGCGGTCCACGCCGGCCGCACCGAGCCGACCCACCGCAAGATCCTGGAGAAGAGCTGGGAGCAGTACGCGGTGGACGTCGACTTCCAGGCCGACGTCGGCGTCATGGGCATCCCGTTCATCTCGCCCTACAACGTGAACTCGATCCTGAACCCGCTCTTGGTGCAGGTCATGGCCTGCGGGTACTTCTTCAACTTCTACCGGGGGAAGCCGCTGGTGAAGCCGGGCGGGACGCTCATCGTCACCCACCCCTGCTCGGACGAGTTCGACCCCGAGCACCACCCGAGCTACATCGAGTTCTTCCACCGGCTCTTGCCCGAGACCCGCGACGCGAAGGTGCTCGAGCAGAAGTACGAGCGCGAGTTCGCCGAGAACCCGAGCTACGTGCACATGTACCGGACCGGCCACGCCTACCACGGCGCGCACCCGTTCTTCATGTGGTACTGGGGCGAGAACGGCCGCCAGCACTACGGGCGCATCATCGTGGTCGGCGCCGACAACGAGCACGTGCCCCGGCTCATGGGCTGGGAGCGCGCCGAGCGCCTC
- a CDS encoding NUDIX hydrolase: MPRLTAIEIVEDRTARSRCDEGFLRLKRYRARNRREDGSRSPEYPIDVIDRPTLDAVAVCLWARGAEGIEVLTRRGLRPAAYFRRGKAAVLPEGEYLLLEELVAGVLEPGEVGLDALRRRAADEVREEAGLEVAPDRFQPLGGPFFMLPGIASEKIHLVEAQVERGGGPAVWPAPETGDGSPLEEGAELRWRPLAAAIEACERGELEDAKTELALRRLQARLGAGLRSP, encoded by the coding sequence ATGCCGCGCCTGACCGCGATCGAGATCGTCGAGGACCGCACCGCCCGCTCGCGCTGCGACGAGGGCTTCCTCCGGCTGAAGCGCTACCGAGCCCGCAACCGCCGGGAGGACGGCTCGCGCTCCCCCGAGTACCCCATCGACGTCATCGACCGGCCGACCCTCGACGCGGTGGCGGTGTGCCTGTGGGCGCGCGGCGCCGAGGGGATCGAGGTGCTCACCCGCCGCGGGCTCCGGCCCGCCGCCTACTTCAGGCGCGGCAAGGCTGCGGTGCTGCCGGAGGGCGAGTACCTCCTGCTGGAGGAGCTGGTGGCGGGGGTGCTCGAGCCCGGGGAGGTGGGCCTCGACGCGCTGCGGCGGCGCGCCGCGGACGAGGTGCGGGAGGAGGCGGGGCTGGAGGTCGCGCCCGACCGCTTCCAGCCGCTCGGCGGGCCCTTCTTCATGCTCCCGGGCATCGCGTCGGAGAAGATCCACCTGGTGGAGGCCCAGGTGGAGCGCGGCGGCGGCCCGGCGGTCTGGCCCGCGCCCGAGACGGGGGACGGCTCCCCCCTCGAGGAGGGCGCCGAGCTGCGCTGGCGGCCGCTGGCGGCGGCGATCGAGGCCTGCGAGCGGGGGGAGCTCGAGGACGCGAAGACCGAGCTCGCCCTGCGCCGGCTCCAGGCGCGCCTGGGCGCCGGGCTTCGCTCGCCGTGA
- the pdhA gene encoding pyruvate dehydrogenase (acetyl-transferring) E1 component subunit alpha, whose protein sequence is MAEANTAAREAAAPRAETAPAAKQALLDLYRRMLLLRRFEEAAGRVYTEGKIGGFCHLYIGQEAVGIGVQTALDPARDYLVNGYRDHGHALAWGTEPEKVMAELYGKANGIARGKGGSMHMFDAPRHNLGGYGIVGGQIPLAVGVGFALRYQKKDGVVVCLFGEAAVNNGAFWESLNMAAIWKLPVIFICENNRYGMGTSIERSSAVTEVWRRACAHDLRGELVDGMDVLAVRDAVARAAAEVRPEGGKPVLLEARTYRYRGHSMADPATYRTRDEVEQEKKRDPLNVLLARARERSVELPQPELEQLDAEVGKVVEAALRAAEEGPQPDVASIWRDVYASAEDPALHREI, encoded by the coding sequence ATGGCCGAAGCGAACACCGCCGCCCGCGAGGCGGCCGCCCCTCGGGCGGAGACCGCGCCCGCGGCGAAGCAGGCGCTCCTCGACCTCTACCGGCGCATGCTGCTCCTGCGGCGCTTCGAGGAGGCGGCGGGGCGCGTCTACACCGAGGGCAAGATCGGCGGCTTCTGCCACCTCTACATCGGGCAGGAGGCGGTGGGGATCGGGGTGCAGACGGCGCTCGATCCCGCGCGCGACTACCTCGTGAACGGCTACCGCGACCACGGGCACGCGCTGGCGTGGGGGACGGAGCCGGAGAAGGTGATGGCCGAGCTGTACGGCAAGGCCAACGGGATCGCGCGCGGCAAGGGTGGGTCGATGCACATGTTCGACGCCCCCCGCCACAACCTCGGCGGCTACGGGATCGTCGGCGGGCAGATCCCGCTCGCGGTCGGCGTCGGCTTCGCGCTGCGGTACCAGAAGAAGGACGGCGTGGTGGTGTGCCTCTTCGGCGAGGCGGCCGTGAACAACGGCGCCTTCTGGGAGTCGCTCAACATGGCGGCCATCTGGAAGCTGCCGGTCATCTTCATCTGCGAGAACAACCGCTACGGGATGGGCACCTCCATCGAGCGCAGCTCGGCCGTCACCGAGGTGTGGCGGCGCGCCTGCGCGCACGATCTCCGGGGAGAGCTGGTGGACGGCATGGACGTGCTCGCGGTCCGCGACGCGGTCGCGCGCGCCGCCGCCGAGGTGCGCCCGGAGGGCGGGAAGCCGGTGCTGCTCGAGGCGCGCACCTACCGTTACCGCGGGCACTCGATGGCCGATCCGGCGACCTACCGCACGCGCGACGAGGTCGAGCAGGAGAAGAAGCGCGATCCCCTGAACGTACTGCTCGCCCGCGCGCGCGAGCGGAGCGTCGAGCTGCCGCAGCCCGAGCTGGAGCAGCTCGACGCCGAGGTCGGGAAGGTGGTCGAGGCGGCGCTGCGCGCGGCCGAGGAGGGGCCGCAGCCCGACGTCGCGTCGATCTGGCGGGACGTCTACGCGTCCGCCGAAGATCCGGCGCTGCACCGCGAGATCTGA
- a CDS encoding HAD family hydrolase: protein MPDPQRAAFFDVDGTLVRTNIVHAFAYYALNQGSIFGTALRTARTLAGAPLYWALDKLDRKAFNELFYQSYRGLSQDRLEELAAELFEAVLLPAIHPGTPRLLAEARRAGCRLVLVTGALDFTVRDLARHLGADDVIANRMHYVEGVATGRVVPPIVEGAHKAVAVRDYCLREGLALDRSHAYSDSFSDYPMLTVVGHPAAVNPDLRLRQVARAYAWPILDTTRAS from the coding sequence ATGCCCGACCCCCAGCGCGCCGCGTTCTTCGACGTGGACGGGACCCTGGTCCGGACGAACATCGTCCACGCGTTCGCGTACTACGCGCTGAACCAGGGGAGCATCTTCGGCACGGCGCTCCGGACCGCGCGCACCCTGGCCGGCGCGCCGCTCTACTGGGCGCTCGACAAGCTCGACCGCAAGGCCTTCAACGAGCTCTTCTACCAGTCGTACCGCGGCCTCTCGCAGGACCGGCTGGAGGAGCTGGCGGCGGAGCTGTTCGAGGCGGTGCTCCTGCCGGCCATCCACCCCGGCACGCCGCGGCTCCTGGCCGAGGCGCGCCGCGCCGGCTGCCGCCTGGTGCTGGTGACGGGCGCGCTCGACTTCACGGTGCGCGACCTGGCGCGGCACCTCGGCGCCGACGACGTCATCGCCAACCGGATGCACTACGTGGAGGGGGTGGCGACCGGCCGCGTCGTCCCGCCCATCGTGGAGGGGGCGCACAAGGCGGTGGCGGTGCGCGACTACTGCCTGCGCGAGGGGCTCGCCCTCGACCGGAGCCACGCCTACTCCGACAGCTTCTCCGACTACCCCATGCTGACGGTGGTCGGCCACCCGGCCGCGGTGAACCCCGACCTGCGGCTGCGCCAAGTGGCCCGCGCCTACGCGTGGCCCATCCTCGACACCACCCGAGCCTCCTGA